TCCTCTCAGAATTAAACGGCAGCCTCTGCCCTACCTTCCATCACAAATACGATGCCCACTGCGATCCGAAGCTGATATTTTATGATTTGACGAAAGGATGGCTCATCACAGCGTATACTGAATTACTGCCTGCTTCATGGCCCGTGCCCCGATTACTCATCCTGTCTCGGTTCTTCAGGAGAACTGGAATCCGACTGTCTTCTCCAGGCAACAGCAGTCGGCCCcatgaatatatatagttaccCATCGACCAGATTACTTCTGGCTAGGTAAACCATGTTGGGTGCCTCTTCGATGCAAGGCCGGAGATACCATCGAAAGTCCCGAAATGGCTGTATGCAGTGTAAGAAGCGCAAAGTCAAGGTTGCTCACCCTATTTCCGTTAGTCTGTGTTAAGTTTCTCAATTATATCCTGTTTGGTCATGGCTCTGACAATAAAATGGGCTCTAGTGTGACGAGAGGAAGCCGAAATGCCAGAAGTGCGAGGTATACGGGGTCCCCTGTACATACGCAACGGGGGATAGCACCAAGACCACAAGCTCTCCGGAACCTTCGAGCGAGGGCTGGGCGCAAAAGGCCCCCGAAGGTGTTTCAGAGATCGAATCCGACTGTAGATCTACCATACCGGGCAGCTTACCTCTGTTTACCCTGGAGCTTCTGCACCATTGGACAACAGAAACCTCCCAGACACTTTCCGCCGAGCCAGAGGTGCAACTGATGTGGCGAGAGCAGGCTCCAAAGGTAGGGTTTACCACGCCCTTTGTTATGCATTCGAttctcgcagtcgcagcaTTGCACCTCTATCGTCTCTGTCCCGTGCACCGCAAACAGGAGTGCCTTGATCAAGCTCATGCCCACCATATGGCGGCTATGCAAGCCGTCGCGCCTAACATCAGCAATCTAATGGAAGAACAAGGAGCAGCGGTCATCTTGTTCTCATGGCTGACCTGTGTCTATTCATGCGGCCGCCCACATACCCAAAACGATACTCTGATACTTGGAGAAAGCGGCACCCCTGAGTGGTTGACATTCCTTCGCGGAAACAAGGTGGTCTTGGAGTCCAGTAGGGACATGTTTCGACGTGGAGTTCTTGCACCTGTCTTCAATAATGGGGCTCGACATTCGTACGTACGACGGAATACCCCAGCTATTGGTGGAGAGCAGTATGTATGGCGGGTGAGAGACTTTATCATGGAGCATGTCTCCGACAGTGCGGATCGGGAGATGTACATTGAGGCTGTGGATTCACTTTCCCAGTCGTATGCTTTCCTTATGACCGACGTATCACGCGCGGCAGACACCACCGTGGTCATGCCCTGGTTGTTTGAGGCTCCTGACCAGTTCATGGATTGTTTACAGCGGAGATCGCCACCCGCCTTGATCATATTCGCCTATTTCTGTGTTCTGgtgaagaagctcgactGGATGTGGTGGTTGGAAGGACTCAGTGACAAGTTCATGGCCGAGATCTTCAACGCACTCCATCCAGAATACCAAGAGTGGTTAAGATGGCCAAGTGAGGCAATTGGATGGACTTGTTTTGATGTCTTGGTATGAAATATGTAGATTTGCTTAAAAATGTAATGCAGTAATGTGACCATATCAACATTTTAGGGCTACGAACTCGAGCCTCATACTCATTTCAGAGACAATGACGCTGCTTTGACCATTTTCACGCTGCTGTAGCTTATTTCTCTTGTAGTTTGCTACAATCCTCTGATCGAGTCTTAAGCAGTGACATCCACCAGTTTCAGGATCCGAATCCGAACCCGAACCCGAGCGTCGATCAGTATCCACTTCTACGCGACGAATCCGAAGGTAACTGGAATTTCTGCCGATATTATAGGGATCTATCTCGCTAATGGGAATGCCTAGTTCGCTGTGCTTTCAGATCGGCCTGATGCGAACCCGATGGCACTGACCAAGCCAGGGGGTTTAAATAGGCCGTGTCCCAAGGCTTCATGCCTCCGTTTGTATGCGAGCAGGTTGCATCTCTGAAGACGACCTCAAAAATGGCAGGACGGATGCTTTATTTACTGGCCGGCGTGAGTCTGGGTGCCTGCAGCACCCTCAACGCATCCGCTGCGTTCAATCCAGGAGATATCTATGTGAGCCCCGGGGTATCGTCTGCCTGCGAGCAGCTCTATCACTCCTATCCTGCCGAAGTTCTTTCGCCTTCGTCCTCCAATTATACGGCGGAAACGAAGCTGTTCTGGGACGTTCGATCTGATCTGTCTCCTGCCTGTATCTTCCAACCGCGCAACGCCGACGAGGTGGCCGATGGAGTCAGAGTAATTTCTGACAACGATGCGCCGTTTGCTATTCGGGGAGGGGGGCATATGAATGTAGGTTGACTCTATCAATATGTTGCGAGTTCGTCGTTGAGCTGTTCTGAGCATGTCCTAGTTCCCCGGATCCAACAATATCGATGGCGGGGTTTTGATCACACTCAACAAATTACGTGAATACAAAGTCCACAATAATACAATTGAAGTCGGCCCAGGACTGAAGTGGATTGATGTGATTAGGGCTCTGGATCCGCATGGCCGTGTTGCCATCGGGGGGCGACTGAAGAATATTGGCGTGCCAGGTCTGACTTTGATCGGCGGCGTGCATTATTTCATCAACAAATATGGATTTGCCATGGACAATGTCGAGCGCTATGATGTTGTACTCGGAAATGGCACTCAAGTCATTGCTGATGCCGACACCAACCGCGATCTGTTCTGGGCCTTGAAGGGAGGTGCGAATAACTTCGGCCTGGTGACCAAGTTTACCCTGAAGACGTACCCTATTCCTAAGATCAGTACTACTATTCAAGCGTTTGAGGAGGACAGTATATATGACTTTATCAAGGCAGCGATGGACATGAGCCGTCTCGACGAGACTGAATCTATTGCTGCCGGAAGCGTGCTTACAGTCCAATATAACGCTACCACGAAGGCAGTTTCAGCCTCACTGTTGGGAGTACAAGAAGGGGCCAGTAACCCTCCATCGCAGTTTGCTAATTTTACAGCCATTGATGGACCTACAAAAGTGCATAATGTCACCACGTTGCGCTGGTGGACCGAGGACAAGATCACTCCCAACCAGATGTTCCGGTATGTGATTAAGCCCACTACAGAGCGTCGCTAATCTCCGTCAACAGAGTTGCTTTTACGATGCATTCTATAGTCCCTGATGCAGATCGGGTCTATGAGATGTACCAAGCATGGAAAGACGGCGTTGATACCCTCGCCGATGTCCAAGGGCTGTACCCAACATTCGTAATCAATCTGTGtcctgctggtgctgtccGCGCAGGAAAAGCCACCGCGGTAGGTAATACATGGTATCTACCCATTGAGCCTACAATATGTGAGATCAGTCCCAATCATCCCTGCTGATTCCGCTAACCAAACACTCGTGCAGGGTGGCAATTCAGCACCGGCTGGGACCATGCCCAAGACGACCTTCGCGTGACGACTTGGTCCCGGAACTTGGGCGAGAGTCTTCACGAGGAGAACCGCCGACTGTCGCTGGCTAGAGAACACATCTACATGGGCGACGCTGGGGAGTTCCAGGATGCGTTTGCTACTTTTCCGCCGGAGAACATCGCGCGAATGAAGGAGATAAGGAGCGCGGTTGATCCGAACGGCGTCTTTAGCCGGCTGAACTGGGGTGGATTTAAGCTAGGTCAATAAACTGCAAATTATGTAATTCACTATTTGTTATTCCATGCTTCTATCCTTGATACATAAGGCTGATGCCCTTAACCGACAGGGGGCGGAATTATAGCGCAATCTGCACTGATGGGTTCGGTTATTCTTGGATAGCGGAATCTCATGTCGGGGTAAACGTCTGAATGACAGATAAGAATGCCTTTTATTCTGTATTTTACTGGCTGGCAGCTCTTTAGGCTTACCCCAGGGTGCAGGCTGATAAGGTCCACCCCCGTCGCATCCGGATGCGATTGGCGGACCAGCCTCGATCATCCTTCTCCCCGCAGTCTTGGGTGTAAAAAGAAGACATTCATGAGATATGGGGAAATGAGCTTGGGATTCTGATAGCGGCCTAGTATCAGTTCTGCCCTCTTTGTAAGATAGTGCTTCAGGGTGTGTACTATAGCAAGATATAGCCTCCTAATTCGTCCGCACTACGTACATCGTTCTGGGCAAAGAGACCGCGTGTTTGATAAGAAACGCCACGAACTCTCTGTGTACCGTCTATGTTTATTGCCACTAAGCTTGTAAATAATTAGGAGTCTCTGCCTTACCTGCACTTGGTAATCCCCGCATTGTCTGTATACATTAACGGCGCCCGCACCCTTCCCATATCTCTCAACTCTAACTCCAGTCGTATCTTCTACCAGATACCTTTCCACACTTGAATCCATCTTTGGCGCTAGTTTATCATGGAGCCCGGGGATAAAAAGACATCACCCGATGCGGCTGTCCCTTCAGACGAGATCGAGGCCAGCAAAAGCCACTATGAAGGGGAATCATTTGAGCTCAAGGTACCGATCTGGCAGATATATACAGTTTCCGAATTAACTCCATACTAGAAGGGCTTTTCGCGTCTCACCATCCTTTCCATGACCGTCATTCTGATGGCAACATGGGAGGCACTCTCAAGGTGGGTGCATGTCCTTTTCGTATAGTGGCACACACCGACTACGTTGAAGCACAATGGTGTCAGGGCTTGTTAGTGGAGGTCCAGTGTCGTTGGTATACGGTTTTCTATGTGGGTTGAGTCCATCCTGTTCGCTGCCGTGCAATCGACTGACCAGATGGTAGTGGCGATAACTGGAGCCCTGACAACTGCCGCATCTTTGGGCGAGGTTGCATCGATGTACGCGGCCCAGCTATCACCATAATCATAGTGCTAACCAGACCAGGTACCCAACTGCCGGCGGCCAGTACCATTTCACAGCAAAGCTTGCCCCAGAGCGGATTAAGAATGCTCTTAGCTGGGCCATCGGATGGATAGGTGAGTAAACACTGCCAGGAGTCATGGAATGATCACTAACATGGTCTTCGTTCCAGGTACATTCGGGTGGATTGCATTCGCAGCCAGCGCCCCCTTCCTATCGGCCACGATGATCCAGGGCGTCGTCGCTCTGCACCATGAATCATATGGGATGGAACGATGGCAGGGAACACTCATCTACTGGGCACTTATTGGCATGGGAACCGCCATCAATATCTGGGGGAGTCGTCTTCTGTCGGTCGTGGAGACTATTTCTCTAGTTGTTCACATTTGTGCATTCATCGCAATCTTCGCTGCAATGTGGGCTTGTACACCTGCTAAGCACTCCGCCGACTTTGTCTTTGCAACATTTCTGAACAGTTCTGGCTGGTCGAGCAGTGGGGTGGCGTGGTCTATCGGGATGCTTTCGAGTTGCTATGTTCTGGCTGGTATGTTGTCGCTTCTGCAATCGTCGATTTAGTAGCTAACGTCAAACAGGATACGACGGAGCGATTCATCTCGGAGAGGAAATGAATAACCCAG
This sequence is a window from Aspergillus puulaauensis MK2 DNA, chromosome 6, nearly complete sequence. Protein-coding genes within it:
- a CDS encoding Zn(II)2Cys6 transcription factor (COG:S;~EggNog:ENOG410PPE5;~InterPro:IPR036864,IPR021858,IPR001138;~PFAM:PF00172;~TransMembrane:1 (i127-147o);~go_function: GO:0000981 - DNA-binding transcription factor activity, RNA polymerase II-specific [Evidence IEA];~go_function: GO:0008270 - zinc ion binding [Evidence IEA];~go_process: GO:0006355 - regulation of transcription, DNA-templated [Evidence IEA]) — encoded protein: MLGASSMQGRRYHRKSRNGCMQCKKRKVKCDERKPKCQKCEVYGVPCTYATGDSTKTTSSPEPSSEGWAQKAPEGVSEIESDCRSTIPGSLPLFTLELLHHWTTETSQTLSAEPEVQLMWREQAPKVGFTTPFVMHSILAVAALHLYRLCPVHRKQECLDQAHAHHMAAMQAVAPNISNLMEEQGAAVILFSWLTCVYSCGRPHTQNDTLILGESGTPEWLTFLRGNKVVLESSRDMFRRGVLAPVFNNGARHSYVRRNTPAIGGEQYVWRVRDFIMEHVSDSADREMYIEAVDSLSQSYAFLMTDVSRAADTTVVMPWLFEAPDQFMDCLQRRSPPALIIFAYFCVLVKKLDWMWWLEGLSDKFMAEIFNALHPEYQEWLRWPSEAIGWTCFDVLV
- a CDS encoding FAD-binding oxidoreductase (CAZy:AA7;~COG:C;~EggNog:ENOG410PMJF;~InterPro:IPR006094,IPR036318,IPR016166,IPR016167, IPR016169;~PFAM:PF01565;~SECRETED:SignalP(1-24);~go_function: GO:0016491 - oxidoreductase activity [Evidence IEA];~go_function: GO:0050660 - flavin adenine dinucleotide binding [Evidence IEA];~go_function: GO:0071949 - FAD binding [Evidence IEA];~go_process: GO:0055114 - oxidation-reduction process [Evidence IEA]), encoding MAGRMLYLLAGVSLGACSTLNASAAFNPGDIYVSPGVSSACEQLYHSYPAEVLSPSSSNYTAETKLFWDVRSDLSPACIFQPRNADEVADGVRVISDNDAPFAIRGGGHMNFPGSNNIDGGVLITLNKLREYKVHNNTIEVGPGLKWIDVIRALDPHGRVAIGGRLKNIGVPGLTLIGGVHYFINKYGFAMDNVERYDVVLGNGTQVIADADTNRDLFWALKGGANNFGLVTKFTLKTYPIPKISTTIQAFEEDSIYDFIKAAMDMSRLDETESIAAGSVLTVQYNATTKAVSASLLGVQEGASNPPSQFANFTAIDGPTKVHNVTTLRWWTEDKITPNQMFRVAFTMHSIVPDADRVYEMYQAWKDGVDTLADVQGLYPTFVINLCPAGAVRAGKATAVGNTWYLPIEPTIWWQFSTGWDHAQDDLRVTTWSRNLGESLHEENRRLSLAREHIYMGDAGEFQDAFATFPPENIARMKEIRSAVDPNGVFSRLNWGGFKLGQ